The DNA region GACCTCCATGGAGTATAGATCTGTTTACACCAGACCAAGTCAAGCTGATCACAGAATACGTTGTCAACACTTACTTCAGACATCATAAACTGTACAAATATGTGTTTACACCTTTGGTAAGATTGGACCTAGCTATGACCTATGAAGGTGTACCTGAAACACCTCCACAGTCAGAAGGTAGGGATATTATGTATGGAATATTTATGAAAGAAAgacaacttttattttattttttgactgGCAAGGATTGGGTTTCCACATATTTATGTAGTTTTAACTGGTTTTGGAACAAGTTTAATAATTTCTATGTACCTATATTGTCTTTCGTATCATTactatctttctttctttcttgtcaGGTCAAGTTTAAAAAATGCATATTTCTGATAACCCGACCACCCCTAGTTTAAGTCTCTgactctaaacatttttttgaacgtttaaaacaaaaagataagaaattctttgtcttcatGACCTTCATGCACCTCTGTTTTCTTTCCACATTCattgtctgtacatatttcatcaaagttcTTGGGTTGAAggaatatttttcaaaaaacgaaagaaaaaaaaattaatataatagaATTAAATGCTGACCTAcataccctattttctgaggccatgtctTTTTGTTTtagtatatttaaatttatttctttattgttatatcttaatgtatgtatgtatgtgtgtgtgtgtgtgtgtgtgtatgtatgtgtgtgtgtgtgtgtatgtatgtgtgtgtgtgtatgtatgtatgtatgtatgtatgtatgtatgtgtgtatgtatttatttatttagcttGTGTTTGAGAATTCTGTATGTGAACATTTATGTCTGTTTGACCTAAGataaaaaaagttaataaatgaataaatagatGAGCATTTATAGCATTTTTCATGTCTGAGTTGAATATATACTTTTGCAAGTCTACAAAAAAGGTATCCGTCAGTCTTAGGGGTAAGATCAGTAAAGTAACTGGGGAGgtgatattgacctttgacccaaccTTTGACCTACAGCTGGGGATGAATTAAAAGAGGAGACAGAGGAGGAAGTAGCAGCAGAAGGTGATGCAACCCAAGCTGAGGAGGTGGAAATTGTTGAACCTGAACCAGAAAAAGGTAAATTTGAGGAAATTTAAGGGAGCATTTTTTTGTGTATATTCTAAACACAGCAACGATTGTTGATAGAAGCCCTGAGATTATTCTTATGTATTGTTCTCAACCAGTTTGTCCAAACGTAGAAGAATTTGCCTTTTTATGAAAATTGTTACTTGATCATAGATTACATGGCTGCCATCTTGCTAGGACGAGAATAGAGGTTGCTTTAAGCTATCCTATGTGGATAGAGAGGCTGtaatgtggagtcatgatgggtgaacaGTTAGATTGGTCGGCTTTGAATCTACAGGCTGCAGGTTCAAGCCCCTTTGCTGCCATTCGTTTCTGAGTGGCTGCAGTccctgggcaagatttgaatcatggttgtgcctcagtcaacccagctgtataattggggacctggtaggatagaggttgcaatgtgaatgctatatGCACTCATAGGGGCTGCAATgtattgtatgctccccggggagttgaggaagtaaagggctgttgtgtcaaagcgctttgagcacagagtgtgaaagtactatataaaaaaacattattattattattattacatcgTTATTAtgtaatggattgtatgatCCCAGGGAGTTGAATCAGATATATAGGGCTCTTGTGTTGATCTAGGTCTGTGTTAGGGATAATAATTTTTAACACCTGGTGCTATCCAGAGGTCAGGCACATTATACACTTTATATCTTGTTTGTCACTGTGTGTAGGTTAGTCTCTGTCATTCCTAAGTTTATTACAGAGTGTAGGTTAGTCTCTGTCAGTCCTAAGTTTGTCCTTGTGTCATATGAGTAATGCACCAAAGTATAATATTTTCCATGGTTTGGTTTGTTCAACCGATGAAAATTAAATGAATCTGTTCTAATTGTTGATCCACTTTCAAAACTAAATGAAACTGGACAGCGCCCTCTActttgaatgtttatatatttgtttgtttgtttgtttgtttgttgcttcAACAGAAGAGACCCCAGCTCAGAAAGAACTGAGGAAACTAATCCAGCAACAGTTATCAGAGGAGGTGGAAAAACTCAAACTATCTGTTGAAGAACAATTAAAAACAAACGAAGAATCTTTACAAAAGAAATTATCTGTTGTAGACGGTAGAACAGGAAGTGGGGGAGGAAAACGTGTTTCAAGTCGACAAGGAAAGAAGGgcaaatgatttgaaatttgataaatatgatgtaaattttttattctttttttttcaattttcagtCCAAGGTTTCCTTACTTGAACATTTTGGAGAGATACCTTTGAACTGATTTCTCTACAGAAACGGTCAATGATTTCAGACATTCACACTTTTTCCAAGGTGTTAACTTAAAATAATACTTCACagataaatgtacatttctagAACCATAACTGAATAAATCTGACCTGTTAGATTTCATAGTTTATTCCTCAACACGTAGTGACCATCAAAatctactttaaaaaaatatgcttttctctcaaaaaatattttatcaagtaaGAATAAACGTGTACATATTATGActtatacacacatgtattctATTTCTCATAAATACTTTTGTGAAAtaagtatacatgtgtacataatttactgaataaaatattcaaagtattatttgacatacatgtatacactttgttatttatttgtttatttttcttattgtgtatttaacaaaaaacaaaaacaattagaGTACCCAATATGAAAAAAGATTGAAAAACACAAACCCTAGTTTGTTTTGTAACACAAAGAAAATGAAGAAGACAACTAACATTGGATGTTAGACTGCTTATTTCAATGCAATAATTTAACCAATTCAAAATAGTTATTGCATGGAAAGTTGGGGCTTGTGTCACCCAACGTACTCagttgaaataattattgattcattaaaaaaatatttaataataaacttttcaaTAATGCTGGTATCTGTCAAAAAATGATGTGTTCCCATTGCTgattgttttctcttttttttgtttaacGGAAATTTCACAACCGAATGATGACCAACTCAATACTAGTAATGCATAGAGAGAGCGCCACCAAGTGTCCGTTACTCACTATAACCTGGTTTTTTTTTAGTGCGGTAGCAACCACGGTAAAATGACACGGTAAAGGTCATATACGTCACTTTGGTGACCATCACTTTTCATGACCGACCTTGGAAATACAAAAATAGCcaaaatgttcatatttactGAAACATACTAGTAACTGGGAGATATGTAGCATTGTATTTAGATGAACTGAAATTAATGATTTGATGATGTAGGTTTGGGTGAACCACCACAGATACTAGTATTCGTTTAGGGAAAGCTTGTATACCTGTCAGTGCTATAGGGAGTTCAATACTTACTTCAAGGTACGAAGTGTGGCTTCTGAAGTTGccctagacagacagacagacagacagacagacagacagacagacagacagacagacagacagactagagaTGGTCAAACGGAAGGGGTAAGACTCTAAGAGGGTGGTTGGAAAGATAGTCTTgcttgagcgaaacgcgtacaccgtctgcaagcaggactaatggAAAGACAGATCAATCGTTGCATACCACAGCCTCTTTCACGGCACTGTCAAAAGACTTGATGATTTTTTGATGTGTCACAGAACAAAAATAagttctggtttgcgagaatgggatTTGGCCTCTGGACATCTTGCAGTGGTTTGATATCCTATACACAGTTTGTTAACATTATGTCAGATTTGTTGACTCAGCAGACTGATCTAAACACGGCACAGTGGTATGTATGTTACAATGATTCTTGTAATTTAATATTGTGCCTAAGTATATAATACATACTTTAGTTCAAAAATACTGCACTCTCATTTTCCCCTCGAGAAAGACATACCTCACAGTTGATAGGCTAAACAGTGTACTCACCAAGccaaatatattttgatatagattttgataaaaacaacaacaaaagaatcGGAAGATGATACTCTTTTTGTGGTTGAAAAATCCACTCGTAAATTCTAGTACATATTGATTTAATTAGTCTGTGATTTGAGTGTACACAACAACCGGTCACAGATTTATAATATTTTGCGTGTCTACTTGCGAGGCACTCTTTATCTTGGAATACGAGACGTGAGAGTCGATCTTGATCATCTCTCTATCACCCACTTAACGAGTAATTAGCTCGGTCCGCCCCTATCTGAAATCGAATACTCGGAATAAAATGCACCAACGCTTTTCGATAGCAACATCGGGTGTAGGACGTCTGCCAACCCAGTTCCAACATGGAATTTTAGCGGATGAAATAAACACTCCCCAgtcagtaaataaataacatgtcAATTTCACGCAACAGTGCTCCATCAATCAAACGTCAATTACATTGAAGTGTTAAAGCTGGCTACGCCATTATTATCTAACACATGTTCCATTGTTGTGTCTGTAGAGTGTTGATCTGTGTCCGTAAGTGTCTGAACGTCAACAGTCATACGTGAAGCATAGGCAAGTCAGACCACCTTCGGCAAATTATTCAAACATGTGGACACTTTTTTTGTATAACAACagtgttttcaaatattttataatattattggTAATTAGTCAACTGGGTTGTAATTGATTACGCATTCCGGTAGTTATACGAAGCATAGAGGCTCTCTTAGGGGTGAAAGGGAACAACTTGCTAGTGCATTGCTTCCTCAACTACGCTCATTTGTCAGCTCTACATCCGTTGATATGCATTATAAGCACTGCTTGAGTATCACCATGATCACCACGACACAGCGCAGGCTCTTGAAATGTGTGCACTAAACTAAACTGTTGAAAAGCCATCAAAAGTTGGTCTTATCGGTCAGTCTGGGGTCTGTCACTACCACATACGTTATCTGTCAACACTGCAGTCGAAAAAAAAGAGCCGTTTATTTGCACTCATCACCACCGTTAAGCAGTGCAAGTGATAAATACGAAACTTGATAGAAAAGAAAGCATACAAGAACGTACATTGTAGTGTATTAAAATATGGTGTTTTTTTAGCACATGTATGTTTCTCTTGGGATGGAATAACCGATAAAATGTGTGATTTTCGAATATTTGCCTGTGTAATATcgttaaaacaaaatataccgCATTCCATTTTGTAAGAGAGAATATTCAGACTGTATTACGCTATTGTCCATTCCATCATATAAGCTTATGTTTGGAGAAATTTAAGAaaatttgttatggttgttCGGTCCCCGTATGTATTATATTCATCGGTCGAACCAAGAATCTAAGCAAAGTACGCCCTCtgtgaacaaaaacaatttgtgtatttttatccTGCAATAACAAGAACTTTTTATCGTTGATTTTCATTCACAAatgattcattcatttttaGTGTTCAGTAGCCCAACATATCCCTGATGTTTAGGAAACCAGTGTTTCTGATATGTCCATTTTTTGCCGTGTTTTATTGTCTTCTTTTAGCAGTTCTTGAGAACGAACTTAACGTGGGACAGTACACTTCCAGGATCTTCCAAACATCCAGTGACTTTGTAAAAGATTACAGATTCtcgaaatgaaaaaaaaaaggtatAGAGTTGCTAATTTGAAACGTTTGTTTACAGTTTTTTTGAGTAGTGCCCAGCCCATACTGACAGCTTTGCCACGCGCAGTTTGATTTGCATACAATTAGCCGGTATTGAAAAATACTATGAATATGCTCTCAAATAAAGTGCTTTGTTACAACTCCACAAGTATCAAAGCCGTTCCACCATTTGCAGATTAACTTTCCGTGCTCTGTTTCACAGAGGATATTCGAACTATTTCCGCTTAATATTTTTGTCACGTTCGCCAGGCTGAGATGGTTGAAGAATTTTTAGAGACGTCCCACTTCCACACGCGTGGCGAATGTACTCTCCACTGTGTAGTGAAATGACCCGAATCGCTTTTACTTCATACCCATAGAAATCACAGTTGCAGCTACTTTAAGAAACCCCTTACAACTGCTTCATCAGTAATGCAAATACAGCTTCGCCGTGAAACAAAGCTCATGGGCGTGAATGTTTACTGTGAGGTGTCAAAATCATTTGGGTTTCTCGTTTTCGCCTTGTTGCGACCCACTTTCACCCTCAAGGGACACTCACACAGTGAGAATTTACGATACCCTCAAAACTTCGGAACAAAGAATATTTCACTTCTCCTGATTTAGTATAATTGTTGTGTGTATAAAACCCATGTTTACTCCAGAAAAATCTTACAAAACAAGGCAAACTACTTTCGCGTGACCGGACAAAAAGCAATTCGGGTGAAAAATAATTCGGGTTGACCCTTTATACCCCTGCTCTATTGGTATGTGCCAGGCATGCGCACAATATAGCAACCATTATGGCCGTCGAGGCTGAAATTGACAATAATCGAGGATTGTAAATGCTACGGTATCTCTGGAGTGGACCCAACGAAGGAACTTTTGGACTGTTAGTCAATACTTCACTCGGAAATGTTGTAAGCCAAAGCGAACATGTGGAACGTAGGTACAATGAAGTGGAAGTACTTACTCCTACGCATAGTAATGGCGTGTACGGTCTCGTAAGAAAGACAGCTCGCAGAGTAGTATTACTGGCGGATTTACTGTGTAGGGTGTGGAGTAGCCACATAATGCAGATTGCAGTAGCCTACTTGTGTTGCTGACGACTATACAATTCACAACTTTGATACTGTGCAGTGATTTTTGATCCGAtttttttctcgattttacttGCTTGGAATGGTCCAAACCCAACGTATATCTTCTGTCAAGTGTACGCACGGTTGTGAGTTTGCTGTGGATTTTGTATCAGGAGTGTCGATCTGTTAATCGATACTGTGGGCGGGACTAGTTGATAAAGAGACCATGTTTACATCGAATAACCCAGCGGCCGGAAGGGGTCATCATTCACAAGTAGGAACGACCACAGTCGATCACCCAGTTCCAGTACAGAACTACGATTTCCCAAATCCACGAGTTCCACAGGAACGTTTTCCCAACAACAACGCGAACGCCATAGTGGCGCATTCCGACGCTCTCGCAGAAAACATGAAAGGCTTTGAATGCAGTGACTTAGACAATGCACTGCTCAGCGGGCAAGCTCCACCGAATGGAGATTTCAGTTTTCCATTCAACGCTCAGGGGCAGCAAGTTCGTGCCGTACAACATGCTAGGATGCCAGTGGATATTAATAACGGTGCACAAACTTTTAGCCCACTTAGCCATGGACGTGCAAGCATGGATAGCTACCCATACGATGAACAACAAAGTGTGCAAGGTAGGCCACGATCTAGTCAGCCTTCGGTATCTGACTCGGCAATGGGTGAAGACTTTCACCAATCCACCGAATCTGTGTTTAGCCCAAGTCTTCAACAAAATATCCACCAAGGTGAATGTCATGTTGATTCATACGGACGATCCCGACGTGTTTCCGATCCCTGTCCGCAAGTAAATCCCACTTTGCCAAATCACGGGGCCACGTATCAACGTACAAATTCCTTCCCTTCAGACATGAACATGCGGACTCATTACAACAGTTTTCCGGCAAACAGAGGGATAATGCAAAACGGACCAAACATGGGGAACAATGTGCAGAACTTTTACCCGAATTCAAGTCAGACTGGACATTCCAATACTCAAAATGTGGACACCAGTTTGCCGGGAATATACGAACGGAGTACAGATTCACAACCGCCGTCTATCAGCCCACATATGCACGGACAAAACATGGCTTATACACAAGGCAGAAATCCGGGCAGTTCAATGACTACTTCAGTAAGCAAGCCGATGGAATATATGCCACAGGGTACAATGGGGCATACAGTCTCGGGAAATTCACACTATCAGGGTATGGTCAGTATGGCCTCCAACAACACCAGTAACAGCCGTCTTCATCATTTGCCAACACATGGgtatccaccaccaccaccaccaccaccaccaccacagcaGTATGGAACTCACCCACCACAACCCACACCACAACCCTCACCGACTCCTGGAATGTCACAACTTAGACAATACCCACCACAAATACAACAAGGCAGGTTAAATCAACCACACTTCAATATGGGTAATGGAAACCCACCTTATAGTACAGTGACAAATTTTAGTAATCAACAAAATTTCCAGTCTGTTGACTGTGCCAAACCAATGTTTCAAGGATCACAGGGTAATTTGCATGGAAATGTAAATACAGCTAATATTGCTCCAAGTATGCCTGGCTTGCCTCGGTATCCAGGTACACATACTGCTGGTCAGCCTCGATATCCGGGACCACAGCAGGGATATATGCCAAATTCAGGATTGCCGAATAAGGTAGGGCAAATAGAGACAATTAGAAGTGGTTTGGAGTTTCAAAACGCCAATGTAGGTGCTTCACAGAGGCTCAGACATTTTGGACCAATGTTAGAAAATGGTGCCAACCACCCAAAATATCAAGCAAGACATATGCAGGGATATGCCAGACACCCATCGAATGCTGTACCACAGAACTATACAGGAATGCCACCACATATGGGGGACAATATGGGCATTCCAGAAAACAGCCCTCCAGCTTCCAGAATACTGCACCCTCCTGTAGTTACCCCCGCAACCCAGACATCAAGATATAGATATAGTCATCCATCAGAAACTTTTCCAGTTACTGATACAACTAACGCCATTCCAAGTGGACCTATGTGTACACCAAATTTCTCTGAATCTACCAATACAAGACGATATGTGAATCCAAATGAGGGAAATACAAGTGCATCACAAGTCGCATTGTCACAAGAAGCATCATTTGCTAAAGCACTGCAGGCCATGGCAAAGAGAGATCACCAAGTAGATGCTGCTGTTAGTAACCAAACGTGGCATGAAGGAGGCCAACTGCAGGCAGTACATCCACCGTCAATACCTGACAACCAGCCCAGAATGGAAGAACCCCAAGAACAACCAGATTTGAATTCAGAATTGCCGTTTACTGACAATCCAGAAATTTTAGAGAAACGAGGTGATTTAGTGTTTAGTGCTGAACTTGAAAAACTGGCCAAACTTTCAAGAAATCCTGCCTTTATGATGAGTTATCCAGGTATGAGGGAAGCAATAACCCCTCCACAGGTATCACAAGCTCATCAACAAGGACAACCCCAACACACCGACGTTGTCACCATGACTACAGATCAATCATTCCCCACGAGTAATGATCTGATTGGCAATGGTCAAAGTATGAACAGTCCAGGTACCTGTTTGGACATGGCAGAAAACCAACTTCCAAGTTTTGAACAGTTAGTAGCCGAAAGAAGTACTCAACAAGTCACTAAGTCCGAGGAAATTGATCAAATTGTGTCTACTGTAGCTGTATCGTCTCCTCCATCTGTTGTAACAACGTCCTGTAATCAGTTACAATCGGTGCCACCAATGTCAGTGCAGACAAAAATGAGTGATAGTCCACCACAGTCTGTTGGTAATGGGAGTGTAGCTGACATTTCGGAAGTGATTGAAAAAAGTGAGAGTGTGGATATCAAGACCAATGTGATAGAAAAGTGTTCTACACCTCCTCAAGAATTGAGTAAACAAATTGAACAAGAGTTCGCAACCACCGAAGCACCAAGCTCAGAGTCGCCAAATGCGGTGAAACAGTTGCAACGAATGACACAATCActgaaagaaaaacaagaagAAGTTTCAAAGAGTAGACATGTACAGTATCTGTCCCACAATTCAGAGACAACAACATCGTCGAATCAGAACTGTATCGCAGCATTGTCGGAAGCATGTCGAAATATGATTGCGGACTTGGACAGCCCAATTCAAAAATCAGTAAACCACCAACTGTACAGCGTTGTTTCTGATAATGGACTTCACAGTCCAAATTTTGAGACAATACCTGGCCAGCTACCACCCATAACGAGTGCTATGACCCAGTCTCCATTTTTACCCCAGAACCCAACATTCCAATCTCACCCACAACCTCTTGATAATCTTAGTAGTATGGGATGTTCTCCTGTTACGGACTGTGGACAACAAACACCAAATTCTGTATCACCGGGAACATTTCATCTCCAATATCAAAACTTTTTGCTCGAACCTGTCGatgtaccaccaccaccaccagtagTAGAACAGAAACCAAAGAGAAAACCAAGGGCCAAGAAACGAAATGCATCGCAAGATAGGGAGGATGCACCGAAGAAACAGAAAAGGAAACGGAAAAAAGAATCAACTGATTTCTCAAGTCTCGAGGGAGAGATAAATAGCGTGGAAAGCTCAATCATGGGAAGTATTGATGAACAAACCAACAAAATGCTTGAGGAAGCATCATTAATTAGTGAAACTGAACTAAATGAACAGCAGAAAATGGCATCCATTGAAACAAGTGTATCGCAGCTAGAAAATGTTAAATCATGTAATATTGAAAACTCTGATAATGTGCTCTCAACACCCCCTGATATTCAAAGTTCAAGCCCTCTGGATGCGGTTACCTTGGCAACGATATCTGCTGAATCCCCTTTGTTGATAACATCGCCTCCATCTCTGGGCTCCCCACAGAGTCAACCGATTCCATCAGCAATCAAATGTAATGAAGTGACTGAGAGAGAGATGACGATGCAGCAGCAGCAGCCACATACTCCCAACATGGAACAGACAagcaataacaacaacacaattcCTAATATTAAACAAAACACAGCAGATTGTAGTGCTTTCTCTTCCTCCTTGGAAACAGCAAATAACATATCAAGTTGCCCAGGTAGTGTTAATAGTGCTAGTGACCGAGAggagaaaatgacatttgatgGAATGCAATCTCGGCCCAACAGTAGCAACAGTATGGACGGGAGTCAATCAGTcacgacctttgacctgaacTGTCATTCAGTCAATGTAACAATCCCTAGCAATGCAAGCATACAAAGTGCACCTCCCCTTTATCCAAACTCTTCCATTGCAATGAGTACTGGTGCAGCTGCTGGTGTATATGTGACAACCAGCACTGTCTCTCTCCCATCGGGAACAACTATTCAGGCACCTGTAAATCCGGGATACCCAATGGTTAATAACAATCAACCAACGGAAGCACACCCATTAGAAATCCTACAAGCTCAAATACAGCTGCAGAGACAGCAATTTAATATCAGTGAAAGCCGACCACTTCCCTATAAAAATGCCCCCAAGGCTGCTAGCAGTAGTAAATCCAAAGCGTCGAAAAGTGGGAAAGCACAGAATCCAGTGGATGTGGAAAAGCTTATGGCCGAAGAGGATTCTACCTGGTACATGCCAAATGAAACCCCAAAAGAACCCACTGTGCCATGGGAACAGAGCAAGAAGAGTGCAGAAAAAGGTGAGTTTGGTATTTACTCCTTCAATTAATTCCAGATTACATATTTGATGAATCCCCCCAAAGTATGGTATACATTGTTAAGCAATTGACATGTGTAACAAAGTCCACAAATCATACGCTGATATCTATAGGCTGGAGTGACAAGGTGAATAATGGACATTACCTTTTGAACTTGAAAATGTCAATAACCTGGCAACCAAAGTATTTCAATAGGGAGACTTAAGTAGAATAGCTATGCCATCAAAGAGAAAAGTAAACCATCCAATTATCAGATAATTGAAAAAaggaaattgttaaaaaaatattcagttgtGAAAAGTTACAGCTCATGATTGTTTGTCACCAGAAGCAATTAAGTAAGGAACCTGTGAATATAAAGTGTTTGCAAGCATGAGGAAAGCTGTTGAAAATGTGAAAGACATGTTGAATAAACCTGTCGTTCTGTAGTAGGAGAAAtaacttgaaaatcaatgtaaTATAAAAATTGTGTCAAATGTGTTATTCCGTGGAACAAATCTAAACTGTGATGCAAGAATAGAAAGAGTAAAGAAAAAGATGAGAAGTTACATTCAGAGGAAACGTGGaatcaaaatggaaaaaaaaacaattttccAACCATATTTTTCTTCGTCGTGGTACtacatttatgtttttttttttttgaaaattgaaatttgaaaatggacttgaaaatttgtgaaaaatactTGTTTGAAAAGTACAACTTACGTAAATTGTTGTGTAAAAAATTCAATATGAGGATATTACACTAACTTAgttgaatgaaaatgaacaCCTACCGCAATAGTACTTTATCTTCCCTGACTGTTGAAATTAAGCTGCCCTCTGatggaggtcaaaggttatcctAACTGAACACTGTCATCTATGTCTCTATTCACATATTAATTTCTATGTATTCCGAGTCAAGAAAAAAAGACTGcgaacatgtaaataaataattttgctCCTGGCTCTTTCCCAGATTACGTGTGAGAAATATATCGTACTTAATGTTTCAACTGgtaataatttatttgtaagtaATGACGCAGTCACTGAATTGGCAGCATGGTGAAAGGCCTTGTTTTATTCATCAAGatcatgaaatttacataaggATTAGGATTTATTCAATTGGGGTAAAAATGATCAAAAATTATTATTCTGAATCTGCCCAAACCTGTGTGATAATTAGTTGATTTTTCATTGTCAGCTCGAGTTTGACAAAATAGAAGCAAATTGCAGTCGAAATGATTACTTGAAAGGCATTGGTAAAGCAAGcaatttttcatcatttaatGTTTGATATGATGGGTGGATTTGTGTCCGTAAGTGAAGCGCGTGACACAAACAGGCATCGAAAGTGTGTGAAAATTTCATGACAAAGACAGCGAAGCAGTTAAAAAATACTTAAGCTTGACTGCTTGGACCAAAGTGTGGCTTGATTGTATGTCGTTCCATCAATTGCGTGTTCTGTACCGTTTGCAAACAATCCCTGTGCAGCCATGCAAGGCTTGAGGCGAAGCTTGTCTCTGATTATCAATTCATGTCTCCTCTCCTAGCACAACCCATCTTGTGTGTTATGCATAGAAATTTTTCCCAGCTTCTGCTTCGCTCACATGGTGTCTCGGTGAGGGAATAAAAAGACCATGTAACGCATATGTAGTGATGTGGGAATTCCGTTTTGACAAACTTCACCAGGGATGTGAGGGACTGCTAAATTAACATAGCATGAAAGAACAGGCTATCCTGTGAGACATATACACTACAATGGGTTACAACAGTGCTACTAAAACAGTCTGTTCAACAATAACAGCATAGCTCAagaaaatattgacatcaaCATGTACTACTAGCAGTAAGTCAATGAAATACACAACATTGCAATGTACACACATACGTGTATGTACTTTATAAATCAAAGTATATCGTTAGTTTTAATAGTTTCtgttaattatattttttggGGTCTATAAAA from Glandiceps talaboti chromosome 18, keGlaTala1.1, whole genome shotgun sequence includes:
- the LOC144449182 gene encoding uncharacterized protein LOC144449182 isoform X2; amino-acid sequence: MFTSNNPAAGRGHHSQVGTTTVDHPVPVQNYDFPNPRVPQERFPNNNANAIVAHSDALAENMKGFECSDLDNALLSGQAPPNGDFSFPFNAQGQQVRAVQHARMPVDINNGAQTFSPLSHGRASMDSYPYDEQQSVQGRPRSSQPSVSDSAMGEDFHQSTESVFSPSLQQNIHQGECHVDSYGRSRRVSDPCPQVNPTLPNHGATYQRTNSFPSDMNMRTHYNSFPANRGIMQNGPNMGNNVQNFYPNSSQTGHSNTQNVDTSLPGIYERSTDSQPPSISPHMHGQNMAYTQGRNPGSSMTTSVSKPMEYMPQGTMGHTVSGNSHYQGMVSMASNNTSNSRLHHLPTHGYPPPPPPPPPPQQYGTHPPQPTPQPSPTPGMSQLRQYPPQIQQGRLNQPHFNMGNGNPPYSTVTNFSNQQNFQSVDCAKPMFQGSQGNLHGNVNTANIAPSMPGLPRYPGTHTAGQPRYPGPQQGYMPNSGLPNKVGQIETIRSGLEFQNANVGASQRLRHFGPMLENGANHPKYQARHMQGYARHPSNAVPQNYTGMPPHMGDNMGIPENSPPASRILHPPVVTPATQTSRYRYSHPSETFPVTDTTNAIPSGPMCTPNFSESTNTRRYVNPNEGNTSASQVALSQEASFAKALQAMAKRDHQVDAAVSNQTWHEGGQLQAVHPPSIPDNQPRMEEPQEQPDLNSELPFTDNPEILEKRGDLVFSAELEKLAKLSRNPAFMMSYPGMREAITPPQVSQAHQQGQPQHTDVVTMTTDQSFPTSNDLIGNGQSMNSPGTCLDMAENQLPSFEQLVAERSTQQVTKSEEIDQIVSTVAVSSPPSVVTTSCNQLQSVPPMSVQTKMSDSPPQSVGNGSVADISEVIEKSESVDIKTNVIEKCSTPPQELSKQIEQEFATTEAPSSESPNAVKQLQRMTQSLKEKQEEVSKSRHVQYLSHNSETTTSSNQNCIAALSEACRNMIADLDSPIQKSVNHQLYSVVSDNGLHSPNFETIPGQLPPITSAMTQSPFLPQNPTFQSHPQPLDNLSSMGCSPVTDCGQQTPNSVSPGTFHLQYQNFLLEPVDVPPPPPVVEQKPKRKPRAKKRNASQDREDAPKKQKRKRKKESTDFSSLEGEINSVESSIMGSIDEQTNKMLEEASLISETELNEQQKMASIETSVSQLENVKSCNIENSDNVLSTPPDIQSSSPLDAVTLATISAESPLLITSPPSLGSPQSQPIPSAIKCNEVTEREMTMQQQQPHTPNMEQTSNNNNTIPNIKQNTADCSAFSSSLETANNISSCPGSVNSASDREEKMTFDGMQSRPNSSNSMDGSQSVTTFDLNCHSVNVTIPSNASIQSAPPLYPNSSIAMSTGAAAGVYVTTSTVSLPSGTTIQAPVNPGYPMVNNNQPTEAHPLEILQAQIQLQRQQFNISESRPLPYKNAPKAASSSKSKASKSGKAQNPVDVEKLMAEEDSTWYMPNETPKEPTVPWEQSKKSAEKVVIQGRG